The following coding sequences are from one Vicugna pacos chromosome 11, VicPac4, whole genome shotgun sequence window:
- the NKX1-2 gene encoding NK1 transcription factor-related protein 2 produces MLAWQDGGAKAAPSHHKISFSVLDILDPQKFTRAALPAMRPTPLEAKKSLAEAEAGNDASQGDPAGQREMPDAAGRGAGAASPLEGSEAEDAEEEEEEEDVEDVGRRRPQRAACLQAGPARSPEARAEALAAAERSTCGLAASPGSPGSPRPRRRRAEPSCAKPRRARTAFTYEQLVALENKFRATRYLSVCERLNLALSLSLTETQVKIWFQNRRTKWKKQNPGAEGAAQVGGGAPQPGAPGAAAGAGGSGAGGSPGPPGPGALPFQTFPSFSTASVLFPTATSFPLTAAAASGGSFAPFLGPSYLTPFYAPHL; encoded by the exons ATGCTGGCATGGCAGGACGGCGGGGCCAAGGCGGCTCCTTCCCACCACAAGATCTCCTTCTCCGTTCTGGACATCCTGGATCCTCAGAAATTTACCCGCGCTGCGCTCCCGGCCATGCGCCCTACTCCCCTGGAAGCCAAGAAAAGTTTGGCAGAGGCCGAAGCGGGGAACGACGCCAGCCAGGGGGACCCGGCCGGGCAGCGAGAGATGCCTG ACGCTGCGGGCCGAGGCGCGGGCGCGGCGTCCCCCCTGGAGGGCTCAGAGGCGGAGGacgcggaggaggaggaggaggaggaggacgtggaggacgTCGGGAGGCGGCGGCCGCAGCGGGCCGCGTGCCTGCAGGCGGGCCCCGCGCGCTCCCCCGAGGCGCGGGCCGAGGCACTGGCGGCGGCGGAGCGCAGCACGTGCGGCCTCGCGGCCTCCCCAGGCTCGCCCGGCTCCCCACGGCCCCGGCGCCGGCGGGCCGAGCCCAGCTGCGCCAAGCCGCGGCGCGCGCGCACCGCCTTCACCTACGAGCAGCTTGTGGCCTTGGAGAACAAGTTCCGGGCCACGCGCTACCTGTCTGTGTGCGAGCGCCTGAACCTCGCGCTGTCGCTCAGCCTCACTGAGACGCAGGTCAAAATTTGGTTCCAGAACCGCAGGACCAAGTGGAAGAAGCAAAACCCCGGCGCCGAGGGCGCGGCGCAGGTGGGAGGTGGCGCGCCCCAACCCGGAGCGCCCGGGGCTGCGGCTGGGGCGGGCGGCAGCGGCGCGGGGGGCAGTCCGGGTCCGCCCGGCCCGGGCGCGCTGCCTTTCCAGactttcccctccttctccacGGCAAGCGTCCTCTTCCCCACCGCCACCTCCTTCCCACtgacggccgccgccgcctccggggGCTCCTTCGCGCCGTTCCTCGGGCCCTCCTACTTGACCCCTTTCTACGCCCCGCATCTGTGA